Proteins from a genomic interval of Magnetovibrio sp. PR-2:
- a CDS encoding porin, which produces MKKILLGTTAVIALGTLSTEAFAADKIKLELGGFMRQYVGFSNSDEVATVSTNDVVNRDTGLGQQGNSEVYFTGSTTLDNGLKVAATMQLEANAVGTRNMDESYVTVSSDAMGAVSLGARPHAAAALDVRAPNAGNHDWNDVNDWIAGSRAATASATAATIGLQANDMDGNWTDDTIKAVYISPSFAGVTVGASWSAAEGSGAGESGQLITSNLRDGYSFGVAYAGDFDGVTVDASIVHGRTSALYDQTGLGLSVGVAGFTVGGAYYDFDGKPTSGVNTDSADGKGYEIGVAYATGPYSLSATYMNSEDKGTTATAGDDEDTMWQLSATYDLGAGVALTATYFDVESDPEGDVAGTSNGLDGNGLITGIEVGF; this is translated from the coding sequence ATGAAAAAGATCCTTCTCGGTACCACGGCAGTCATCGCCCTGGGCACCCTGTCCACCGAAGCTTTCGCTGCTGACAAAATCAAACTCGAACTGGGCGGCTTCATGCGCCAGTACGTTGGCTTCAGCAACTCTGATGAAGTTGCTACCGTTTCCACGAACGACGTTGTCAACCGCGACACCGGCCTGGGCCAACAAGGTAACAGCGAAGTTTACTTCACTGGTTCCACGACCCTGGACAACGGCTTGAAAGTTGCTGCAACGATGCAACTGGAAGCTAACGCTGTTGGTACGCGTAACATGGACGAATCCTACGTGACCGTCAGCTCCGACGCTATGGGTGCTGTGTCCTTGGGTGCACGTCCGCACGCTGCTGCTGCTCTGGACGTTCGCGCTCCGAACGCTGGTAACCACGACTGGAACGACGTCAACGACTGGATCGCCGGTTCGCGCGCTGCTACCGCTTCTGCTACCGCTGCGACCATCGGCCTGCAAGCCAACGACATGGACGGCAACTGGACGGACGACACCATCAAAGCCGTTTACATCTCTCCGAGCTTTGCTGGCGTCACCGTTGGTGCTTCCTGGTCCGCAGCTGAAGGCTCCGGCGCTGGTGAATCTGGTCAGCTGATCACCTCCAACCTGCGTGACGGCTACTCCTTCGGTGTTGCTTACGCTGGTGACTTCGACGGCGTTACCGTTGATGCATCCATCGTTCACGGCCGCACCTCCGCTCTGTACGACCAAACCGGTCTGGGCTTGAGCGTTGGCGTTGCTGGCTTCACCGTTGGTGGTGCATACTACGACTTTGACGGCAAGCCGACGTCTGGTGTGAACACCGACTCTGCTGACGGCAAAGGCTACGAAATCGGCGTTGCATACGCAACCGGTCCGTACAGCCTGTCTGCTACCTACATGAACTCCGAAGACAAAGGCACGACCGCTACCGCAGGTGACGACGAAGACACCATGTGGCAGTTGTCCGCTACCTACGACTTGGGTGCTGGCGTTGCTCTGACCGCGACCTACTTCGACGTTGAATCCGATCCGGAAGGCGACGTTGCTGGTACGTCCAACGGCTTGGACGGCAACGGCCTGATCACCGGTATCGAAGTTGGCTTCTAA
- a CDS encoding DUF3576 domain-containing protein, with protein sequence MTNQNFKRTLLLATICTLILGACEGGKVMTVRKNRAGEIGKQYEETNPRETIFGGESVFGNDSKSRGGSAGGALGVNTYLWRATLDTIAFMPMNSADPFGGVIITDWYSPPETPAERFKLNIIVLDKALRADGVRVSVFRQIYDQNGNWRDAPVDAETARQMEDAILTRARQLRNETRMQDHQ encoded by the coding sequence ATGACCAATCAGAATTTTAAACGCACACTCTTACTTGCGACCATCTGCACGCTTATTCTTGGAGCTTGTGAAGGTGGCAAGGTCATGACCGTTCGTAAAAATCGCGCGGGCGAAATCGGCAAACAATATGAAGAAACCAACCCACGCGAGACCATCTTCGGTGGCGAAAGCGTTTTTGGAAATGATTCCAAATCCCGCGGCGGCTCGGCTGGCGGCGCGCTCGGCGTCAACACGTATCTTTGGCGAGCAACGCTCGACACCATCGCTTTTATGCCCATGAACAGCGCCGATCCGTTTGGCGGTGTGATCATCACCGATTGGTATTCCCCGCCGGAAACCCCTGCGGAGCGCTTTAAACTGAATATCATTGTTTTGGATAAAGCTTTGCGTGCCGATGGTGTACGGGTTTCCGTTTTCCGCCAAATCTATGACCAAAACGGAAACTGGAGAGACGCTCCGGTGGATGCCGAAACGGCACGCCAAATGGAAGACGCTATCTTGACCCGAGCCCGCCAATTGCGCAATGAAACGCGCATGCAAGATCACCAATAA
- the leuS gene encoding leucine--tRNA ligase gives MSRYNFKETEAKWQKAWEDHNTFAVSVDRSKEKYYVLEMFPYPSGRIHMGHVRNYTLGDVVARYKKAQGFNVLHPMGWDAFGLPAENAAIQNDSHPATWTMQNIDTMKAQLKTMGLSYDWSRELATCTPDYYKHEQKMFLDFLKAGLAYKKESWVNWDPVENTVLANEQVIDGKGWRSGAPVEKRQLSQWFLKITQYGDDLLDEIKKLERWPEKVRIMQENWIGRSEGSQVFFERTDNGEKLEIYTTRPDTLYGASFMAIAANHPIALDLAKDNAQLQTFIDDCNALGTSEAAIESAEKQGFNTGLSVKHPFIDGATLPIYVANFVLMEYGTGAIFACPAGDQRDLDFARKYNLPVIPVVAPKDIAGTAEEQAWLEDFAANATEAFTDEGIAVNSDFLNGMTSADAKSTVIKQLEETGQGQGTVQYRLRDWGVSRQRYWGCPIPIIHCGDCGEVPVPHDQLPVTLPEDVTLGGAGNPLDAHPTWKHTTCPLCGKDALRETDTFDTFFESSWYYARFTDAQADTAFGKEEVDYWLPVDQYIGGIEHAVLHLLYSRFFTRALKDCGYLELKEPFDGLMTQGMICHETYQDQDGKWLTPEEAETLDAQSVNIGRSEKMSKSKKNVVDPELIIGTYGADTARLFMLSDSPPDRDLDWTDSGVEGAWRYVGRVWRMIAEQTDALGDLSDGQASDLPDAAAKIRALVHKTTDAVAKDFDAFRFNKAVARIRELTNALESFKDTDAASNGVRREAFQMLAVIINPMMPHLAEEIWSQLGHGDLVANAPWPVVDDRLLVDDTVTVAVQVMGKMRGTIELAKDCPQDQAQAAALALDTVKKAMDGKDPRKIIVVPNRIVNVVV, from the coding sequence ATGTCGCGTTACAATTTCAAAGAAACCGAAGCTAAATGGCAAAAAGCTTGGGAAGACCACAATACATTTGCCGTTTCGGTCGATCGCTCCAAAGAAAAATACTATGTGTTGGAAATGTTTCCCTACCCTTCGGGACGCATCCACATGGGACACGTGCGCAACTACACCTTAGGGGACGTCGTTGCGCGCTATAAAAAGGCGCAAGGGTTTAACGTCTTACACCCCATGGGCTGGGATGCCTTTGGGCTTCCGGCTGAAAATGCGGCCATCCAAAACGACAGCCACCCCGCGACCTGGACGATGCAAAACATCGACACCATGAAAGCGCAACTTAAAACCATGGGGTTGTCGTACGATTGGAGCCGCGAGCTCGCGACCTGTACGCCGGACTACTATAAGCACGAACAAAAGATGTTCCTGGACTTCTTAAAAGCGGGCTTGGCTTATAAAAAGGAATCCTGGGTTAACTGGGACCCGGTTGAAAATACGGTTCTCGCCAATGAACAGGTCATTGACGGCAAAGGTTGGCGCTCTGGCGCACCTGTTGAAAAAAGACAGCTGTCCCAGTGGTTCTTGAAAATCACCCAATACGGCGATGATTTGCTGGACGAAATCAAAAAGTTAGAACGCTGGCCCGAAAAAGTCCGCATTATGCAGGAAAACTGGATTGGGCGGTCCGAAGGGTCACAGGTGTTCTTTGAACGCACCGACAACGGCGAGAAGCTAGAAATCTACACCACTCGCCCCGACACGTTATATGGGGCATCGTTCATGGCCATTGCCGCAAACCACCCCATTGCGTTGGATCTGGCCAAAGACAACGCGCAACTGCAAACGTTTATTGACGACTGCAATGCCCTTGGCACGTCTGAGGCCGCCATCGAAAGTGCGGAAAAACAAGGGTTCAATACCGGGCTCAGCGTCAAACATCCGTTCATTGACGGCGCAACCCTACCGATTTATGTCGCCAACTTCGTTTTGATGGAATACGGCACTGGGGCCATCTTCGCCTGCCCCGCAGGCGACCAGCGGGACTTGGATTTTGCCCGCAAGTACAACCTGCCGGTCATCCCTGTGGTCGCGCCGAAAGACATTGCCGGCACCGCAGAAGAACAAGCCTGGCTTGAAGACTTTGCTGCTAACGCGACCGAAGCCTTCACGGATGAAGGCATTGCCGTGAATTCCGATTTCTTGAACGGCATGACTTCCGCCGACGCCAAATCCACCGTCATCAAACAACTTGAAGAAACGGGTCAAGGCCAAGGCACGGTTCAATACCGCCTGCGCGATTGGGGCGTTTCACGCCAACGCTATTGGGGCTGTCCGATCCCCATTATTCACTGCGGCGATTGTGGTGAAGTCCCCGTGCCGCACGACCAGCTCCCCGTCACCTTGCCCGAAGACGTCACTTTGGGCGGCGCGGGCAATCCTTTGGATGCACACCCGACCTGGAAACACACCACGTGTCCTCTCTGTGGCAAAGACGCCCTGCGCGAAACGGACACCTTTGACACGTTTTTTGAATCCAGCTGGTATTATGCGCGCTTCACCGACGCCCAAGCCGACACCGCTTTTGGCAAAGAAGAAGTCGATTACTGGCTTCCGGTCGATCAATACATTGGCGGCATTGAGCACGCCGTTCTGCACTTGCTGTATTCGCGGTTTTTCACCCGCGCGCTCAAAGACTGTGGCTACCTGGAACTGAAAGAGCCCTTCGATGGTTTGATGACCCAAGGCATGATCTGTCATGAAACGTATCAAGACCAAGACGGCAAATGGCTGACACCTGAAGAAGCCGAAACTTTAGATGCCCAATCGGTCAACATCGGCCGTTCGGAAAAAATGTCGAAATCCAAAAAGAATGTGGTCGACCCGGAACTGATCATCGGAACCTATGGGGCCGATACAGCGCGTTTATTTATGCTGTCCGACAGCCCACCGGATCGCGATTTAGATTGGACCGACAGCGGCGTCGAAGGGGCTTGGCGTTATGTCGGGCGCGTGTGGCGCATGATTGCTGAACAAACAGACGCTTTGGGCGACTTAAGTGATGGGCAAGCGAGCGATCTGCCGGACGCCGCCGCCAAAATACGCGCCCTGGTGCACAAGACCACGGACGCCGTGGCCAAAGATTTTGACGCCTTCCGCTTTAACAAAGCCGTGGCGCGCATTCGCGAACTCACCAATGCCTTGGAAAGTTTCAAAGACACCGACGCGGCTTCCAACGGCGTGCGCCGCGAAGCCTTTCAAATGCTGGCCGTCATTATCAACCCGATGATGCCGCACTTGGCGGAAGAAATTTGGTCACAGCTGGGTCACGGCGACCTCGTGGCCAATGCGCCGTGGCCAGTGGTTGATGACCGTTTGTTGGTAGACGACACGGTCACGGTCGCCGTTCAGGTTATGGGAAAAATGCGCGGCACCATTGAACTGGCGAAAGATTGCCCCCAAGATCAAGCCCAAGCCGCTGCGCTGGCTTTGGATACCGTTAAAAAAGCCATGGATGGCAAAGATCCACGCAAAATCATCGTGGTGCCAAACAGGATCGTCAATGTCGTGGTCTAA
- the lptE gene encoding LPS assembly lipoprotein LptE — protein MYATSPGTVGANAYLRAVFIDQIDERVGQMMRTALKRRFHPTRTNAAYQYSLQISTTESISELAVEKDASTTRANLKLFATFTLVRIADQQVLHSGSVRGVASYNNLTSHFATQAAKKNARKHAVDSIADQLKTQITVYFNGPGQKQPPLGKVRAIQ, from the coding sequence ATGTACGCAACGTCACCGGGCACGGTTGGCGCAAATGCTTATTTGCGTGCTGTTTTCATCGATCAAATCGATGAGCGCGTCGGTCAAATGATGCGCACCGCCCTAAAAAGGCGTTTTCATCCGACGCGCACGAATGCGGCCTATCAATATTCCCTGCAAATCAGCACCACCGAAAGCATTTCAGAATTGGCCGTCGAAAAAGATGCCTCGACCACCCGCGCCAATCTGAAGCTTTTTGCCACATTCACACTGGTTCGGATCGCCGACCAGCAGGTCCTACACAGTGGATCCGTGCGCGGTGTGGCCAGCTATAACAATTTGACGTCGCACTTCGCCACCCAAGCCGCCAAAAAGAACGCGCGCAAACACGCGGTCGACTCCATCGCCGATCAGCTGAAAACCCAAATCACCGTTTACTTCAACGGACCGGGTCAAAAGCAACCCCCCCTCGGCAAGGTGCGGGCAATCCAGTGA
- the holA gene encoding DNA polymerase III subunit delta — protein sequence MKITGAKIEGFLRVPDPNARAILVFGPDEGLVRERAVQLAKTAVEDLSDPFRVVELSPADLKADPARLTDEAASMSFGGGDRVVRLRQANEQCVAACQSFLDMDTPADALVVIDAGDLTPRSKLRKMFETAKNAASIACYADDMRSLPDVIRNTLNQYGLSVDRDAMALLLQSLGSDRSVTRGELEKLALYMTGPDADGAKQITEADVRATMGDTAASAVDDVVYATASGDTQKLETSLSQVIADGTSAVALVRATERHFQKLHWARGQISNGMNADQATKSMRPPIIFKRADAFRAQLATWPESKLSRAFEILTQAEIDCKTTGLPANAVCSRALLTLAQAARAGQRRR from the coding sequence GTGAAAATCACAGGCGCCAAAATCGAAGGTTTTTTGCGCGTCCCAGACCCCAATGCGCGCGCCATTTTGGTGTTTGGTCCAGACGAAGGCCTGGTCCGCGAACGCGCCGTGCAATTGGCGAAAACCGCCGTCGAAGATCTTTCCGACCCCTTTCGCGTGGTCGAGCTTAGCCCCGCTGATCTCAAAGCCGATCCGGCGCGCCTGACGGACGAAGCCGCGTCCATGTCCTTTGGCGGCGGCGATCGGGTCGTGCGTTTGCGCCAAGCCAACGAACAATGTGTCGCCGCCTGCCAATCCTTTTTGGACATGGATACACCGGCCGATGCCTTGGTGGTGATTGATGCCGGCGATCTCACGCCCCGCTCCAAATTGCGCAAAATGTTTGAAACCGCCAAAAACGCAGCTTCCATCGCCTGTTATGCAGACGACATGCGCTCGCTTCCCGATGTCATTCGCAACACCTTGAACCAGTACGGACTGAGTGTTGATCGCGACGCCATGGCGTTGTTGTTGCAATCGTTGGGCTCTGATCGATCCGTCACCCGTGGCGAGCTGGAAAAGCTCGCCCTGTACATGACCGGACCCGACGCCGATGGCGCCAAGCAAATCACCGAAGCCGACGTGCGCGCGACCATGGGTGACACGGCGGCCAGCGCCGTGGACGACGTGGTTTATGCCACCGCCAGTGGTGACACCCAAAAATTGGAAACCTCACTCAGCCAAGTGATCGCCGACGGGACCAGCGCCGTCGCCTTGGTACGCGCCACCGAACGCCACTTTCAAAAACTGCATTGGGCGCGCGGTCAAATATCTAACGGCATGAACGCCGACCAGGCCACAAAATCCATGCGACCACCGATCATCTTTAAACGTGCCGATGCGTTTCGGGCGCAATTGGCAACTTGGCCGGAATCGAAACTTTCTCGGGCTTTTGAGATTTTGACCCAAGCTGAAATCGATTGCAAAACGACCGGTTTACCTGCAAATGCAGTTTGTTCCCGTGCGCTGCTCACCCTTGCCCAGGCCGCTCGGGCGGGCCAAAGGCGCCGATAG
- a CDS encoding ParB/RepB/Spo0J family partition protein: MAEKKLGMGLSALLGGGESVEKVVADLDTGETTKTLPVANLHAGKYQPRHNFSDDMLEDLSQSIREKGVLQPLLVRPHPDVAGEFEIIAGERRWRAAQKAQVHDVPVIIRDFDDKETLEVALVENLQRQDLSPLEEAEGFHRLMHEFSHTQEQLAQALGKSRSHVANTLRLLTLPGDVKDLLDSGDISAGHARCLVGAPNAADLAKAVVAQGLNVRQTEQLVKGADNAPQASGPSAKTAKDADTVALETDLANMLGLKVDIRDKGGKGQVVITYKSLEQLDGLLARLSHGPSSSDD; encoded by the coding sequence ATGGCCGAAAAGAAACTGGGCATGGGTCTGTCCGCTTTATTGGGCGGGGGGGAGTCGGTAGAAAAGGTCGTCGCCGATCTGGACACGGGCGAAACCACTAAGACTTTGCCTGTTGCAAACCTACATGCGGGCAAATATCAGCCGCGCCATAACTTCAGCGACGACATGTTGGAAGATCTAAGCCAGTCGATCCGCGAAAAGGGTGTGCTGCAACCGCTTCTTGTGCGTCCGCACCCCGACGTTGCCGGTGAGTTTGAGATCATCGCGGGTGAACGCCGCTGGCGCGCGGCGCAAAAAGCCCAGGTCCACGACGTGCCGGTGATCATCCGCGACTTCGATGACAAAGAAACCTTGGAAGTCGCACTTGTTGAAAACCTGCAACGACAAGACTTGTCCCCCTTGGAAGAAGCCGAGGGCTTTCATCGTTTGATGCATGAATTCAGTCACACCCAAGAGCAGCTGGCCCAAGCCTTGGGCAAGAGCCGTTCCCACGTTGCCAACACCTTGCGTTTGCTGACTTTGCCCGGTGATGTCAAAGACTTGTTGGACAGTGGTGACATCTCTGCCGGTCATGCGCGCTGTCTGGTTGGCGCCCCCAATGCCGCAGACTTGGCCAAGGCTGTGGTGGCCCAAGGTTTGAATGTTCGCCAAACGGAACAACTGGTCAAAGGCGCTGATAATGCGCCTCAAGCCTCAGGTCCCAGTGCCAAAACCGCCAAAGATGCGGACACGGTGGCACTGGAAACAGATCTGGCAAATATGCTCGGCTTGAAAGTCGATATCCGCGATAAGGGCGGCAAGGGGCAAGTGGTTATCACGTACAAATCCCTCGAACAGCTCGATGGCTTGCTGGCGCGCCTGAGCCATGGCCCGTCCAGCAGTGATGACTGA